One segment of Engraulis encrasicolus isolate BLACKSEA-1 chromosome 7, IST_EnEncr_1.0, whole genome shotgun sequence DNA contains the following:
- the LOC134452129 gene encoding claudin-15-like isoform X1, with protein MHAAVEVVAFLLGFIGWIMVGVALPNRYWRVSTVDGNVITTSTIYENLWMSCATDSTGVHNCRDFPSLLALSGYIQASRALMIAAIVMGFFGIIATLVGMQCSKVGGENYVLKGRVAGIGGVFFLLEGLCTMISVSWYAFNITQEFFDPLYPGTKYEIGEGLYIGWCSATLALCGGACLLCSCKFESTEEKMPYHYQPPTQVTAYSGPVMSQGPPSHYNRNAYV; from the exons ATGCATGCAGCTGTTGAAGTAGTGGCCTTTCTTCTTGGCTTTATTGGATGGATAATGGTCGGTGTGGCTTTGCCAAATCGATACTGGAGGGTATCCACTGTTGACGGAAACGTTATTACAACTTCTACCATCTATGAGAACCTGTGGATGTCGTGCGCAACGGACTCCACAGGAGTACACAATTGCCGTGATTTTCCCTCGTTGCTCGCTCTTTCTG GTTACATCCAGGCGTCTCGTGCGCTCATGATCGCAGCCATCGTGATGGGGTTTTTCGGAATCATAGCAACCCTGGTGGGCATGCAGTGTTCCAAAGTGGGAGGAGAGAACTATGTGCTCAAAGGACGAGTCGCTGGAATAGGAGGAGTATTCTTCCTATTGGAAG GTCTGTGTACAATGATTTCCGTCTCCTGGTATGCTTTCAACATCACTCAAGAATTCTTTGATCCGCTGTATCCGGGAACTAA gtaTGAAATTGGCGAGGGTCTCTACATTGGCTGGTGCTCGGCCACTCTGGCTCTGTGTGGTGGTGCCTGCCTCCTGTGCTCCTGCAAGTTTGAGTCTACAGAGGAGAAAAT GCCTTATCACTACCAGCCCCCCACCCAGGTCACAGCCTACTCCGGCCCAGTGATGTCTCAGGGCCCCCCCAGCCACTATAACCGAAACGCCTACGTGTGA